In Geminocystis sp. NIES-3708, a single window of DNA contains:
- the dcm gene encoding DNA (cytosine-5-)-methyltransferase — protein MSLKFIDLFAGIGGFRLAFQSLGCECIFASEWDKFSQQTYYDNFGHIPAGDIQKILSKDIPDHDILTGGFPCQPFSIAGVSKHNSLGNPHGFNHSTQGTLFFEIVRILRDKSPQAFLLENVKNLLSHDKGKTFRTIEKTLTQELGYYLYYQVIDSSLLLPQHRKRIFLVGFKQPIKFTFPQINPVEINIEDILESNIDNKYTLSDHLWQYLQNYAQKHKEKGNGFGFGLVDLKGKTRTLSARYYKDGSEILIPQINKNPRRLTPRECARLQGFPDDFKINVSDTRAYKQFGNSVAVPIVKEIAKEMIKSLNYPEFITQNYSKVQQLELSFTF, from the coding sequence ATGTCACTAAAATTTATTGATTTATTTGCAGGAATAGGAGGGTTTAGATTAGCTTTTCAATCATTAGGTTGTGAATGTATTTTTGCTTCGGAATGGGATAAATTTTCTCAGCAAACTTATTATGATAATTTTGGACACATTCCTGCTGGTGATATACAAAAAATTCTTTCAAAAGATATTCCTGACCATGATATTTTAACAGGTGGTTTTCCTTGTCAACCTTTCAGTATTGCTGGAGTTTCTAAACATAATTCTCTAGGTAATCCCCATGGTTTTAATCATTCAACTCAAGGTACTTTATTTTTTGAAATTGTTAGAATTTTAAGAGATAAATCGCCTCAAGCTTTTTTGTTGGAAAATGTTAAAAATCTTCTCAGTCATGATAAAGGTAAAACTTTTAGGACGATAGAAAAAACTTTAACCCAAGAATTGGGATACTACCTTTATTATCAGGTTATAGATTCTAGTTTACTTCTTCCTCAACATCGTAAAAGAATTTTTTTAGTTGGTTTTAAACAACCAATAAAGTTTACATTTCCTCAAATAAATCCTGTGGAGATAAATATAGAAGACATCTTAGAGTCAAATATTGATAACAAATATACTTTAAGTGATCATCTTTGGCAATATTTACAAAATTATGCACAAAAACATAAAGAAAAGGGTAACGGTTTTGGTTTTGGTTTAGTTGATTTAAAAGGGAAAACACGCACCCTAAGTGCTAGGTATTATAAAGATGGTTCAGAAATTTTAATACCTCAAATAAACAAAAATCCAAGGCGATTAACTCCTAGAGAATGTGCAAGATTACAAGGTTTTCCTGATGATTTTAAAATAAATGTTAGTGACACTAGAGCTTATAAACAATTTGGAAATTCTGTGGCTGTACCTATTGTAAAAGAAATTGCTAAAGAGATGATTAAATCTTTAAATTATCCTGAGTTTATAACTCAAAATTATTCAAAAGTTCAACAATTAGAATTATCCTTTACTTTTTAA